A stretch of the Panthera uncia isolate 11264 chromosome E2 unlocalized genomic scaffold, Puncia_PCG_1.0 HiC_scaffold_20, whole genome shotgun sequence genome encodes the following:
- the THAP11 gene encoding THAP domain-containing protein 11 produces MPGFTCCVPGCYNNSHRDKALHFYTFPKDAELRRLWLKNVSRAGVSGCFSTFQPTTGHRLCSVHFQGGRKTYTVRVPTIFPLRGVNERKVARRPAGAAAARRRQQQQQQQQQQQQQQQQQQQQQQQQQPPPQQQSSPSASTAQASQLQPNLVSASAAVLLTLQAAVDSSQAPGSVPPAPTTPTGEDVKPIDLTVQVEFAAAEGAAAAAAASELEAATAGLEAAECPMGPQLVVVGEEGFPDTGSDHSYSLSSGTTEEELLRKLNEQRDILALMEVKMKEMKGSIRHLRLTEAKLREELREKDRLLAMAVIRKKHGM; encoded by the coding sequence ATGCCAGGCTTTACGTGCTGCGTGCCGGGCTGCTACAACAACTCACACCGGGACAAGGCGCTGCACTTCTACACGTTTCCCAAGGACGCTGAACTGCGGCGTCTCTGGCTCAAGAACGTGTCCCGCGCTGGCGTCAGTGGGTGCTTCTCCACCTTTCAGCCCACCACGGGCCACCGTCTCTGCAGCGTCCACTTCCAGGGCGGCCGCAAGACCTACACGGTGCGCGTCCCTACCATTTTCCCGCTGCGTGGCGTCAACGAGCGCAAAGTAGCACGCAGACCCGCCGGGGCTGCAGCCGCTCGCCGCaggcagcagcaacaacaacagcagcagcaacagcagcagcagcagcagcagcagcagcagcagcagcagcagcaacagccaCCGCCGCAGCAGCAGTCGTCGCCGTCAGCCTCCACTGCCCAGGCCTCCCAGTTGCAGCCGAACCTGGTGTCTGCCTCTGCTGCTGTGCTCCTCACCCTTCAGGCCGCTGTAGACAGCAGCCAGGCTCCGGGGTCCGTGCCCCCAGCGCCCACCACTCCCACAGGCGAAGACGTGAAACCCATCGACCTGACCGTGCAAGTGGAGTTCGCCGCCGCCGAGGGCgcagccgccgcagccgccgcgtCGGAGCTAGAGGCTGCTACAGCAGGGCTGGAGGCCGCAGAGTGCCCTATGGGTCCCCAGTTGGTGGTGGTGGGTGAAGAGGGCTTCCCTGATACTGGCTCCGACCACTCATACTCGTTGTCGTCAGGCACCACGGAGGAGGAGCTCCTGCGCAAGCTGAACGAGCAGCGGGACATCCTGGCGCTGATGGAGGTGaagatgaaggaaatgaaaggcagCATCCGCCACCTGCGTCTCACTGAGGCCAAGCTACGAGAAGAACTCCGCGAGAAGGATCGGCTGCTGGCCATGGCTGTCATCCGAAAGAAGCACGGAATGTGa